In Melospiza georgiana isolate bMelGeo1 chromosome 15, bMelGeo1.pri, whole genome shotgun sequence, one genomic interval encodes:
- the FNDC9 gene encoding fibronectin type III domain-containing protein 9, translating into MNIEVHNITYTSATVSWAMSSPCPENYYHVMYRPNWNSVFAGYLRQNFHREERVPHPLSSLVLHRLTPSTIYVLCITCKNSYPSSNHCTTFHTLDKIPLVFGGSKHEPTTSMWMVSSLLLLCFLALLAYGCLQFWSARCHWAARLKHPECSSEEVGEGRGSPEEPLSDGLREELLEVPMTTVLMRSSSFVKESPYNSPHCFFSYKSSDDKRAILPQHGLQ; encoded by the coding sequence ATGAACATCGAGGTGCACAACATCACCTACACCAGCGCCACGGTGTCCTGGGCcatgagcagcccctgcccagagAACTACTACCACGTCATGTACCGCCCCAACTGGAACAGCGTCTTCGCGGGCTACCTGCGGCAGAACTTCCACCGCGAGGAGCGCGTGCCGCACCCGCTcagctccctggtgctgcaCCGCCTCACGCCCTCCACCATCTACGTGCTCTGCATCACCTGCAAGAACTCCTACCCCTCCAGCAACCACTGCACCACCTTCCACACGCTGGACAAAATCCCCCTGGTTTTCGGCGGCTCCAAGCACGAGCCCACCACGTCCATGTGGATGGTgagcagcctcctgctcctgtgcttcCTCGCCCTGCTGGCCTACGGCTGCCTGCAGTTCTGGTCTGCTCGCTGCCACTGGGCTGCCAGGCTGAAGCACCCCGAGTGCAGCTCTGAAGaagtgggggaaggaaggggctcACCAGAGGAGCCACTGAGTGATGGACtgagagaggagctgctggaagtgcCCATGACCACTGTGCTGATGAGGAGCTCCAGTTTCGTGAAGGAGAGCCCGTATAACTCCCCTCACTGCTTTTTCTCCTATAAAAGCAGCGATGATAAAAGGGCCATCCTGCCACAGCATGGCCTTCaatga